One Desulfobulbus propionicus DSM 2032 DNA segment encodes these proteins:
- a CDS encoding tetratricopeptide repeat protein has protein sequence MTEAQKPADLSAVIGELEKIVEEKPNNVMARHHLGLIYRQAGRIDEAIAQLEKAIELDNQSMESMINLGAIFFDRGDTDRALELNQQALAISPDMAEAHVNIGLIRQHRGEVDKAVACYSKAVQIDPKLITAWINLTSAYTMLEQDDKAVDAARQAVTLEPDSAMARNNLAVALYFKGDFAESQRNMEKAKELGYSVDPRFVEALKTKLA, from the coding sequence ATGACGGAAGCACAGAAACCGGCCGATCTTTCGGCTGTGATCGGCGAGCTGGAAAAGATAGTGGAGGAAAAACCGAACAATGTCATGGCCCGGCATCACCTCGGTTTGATCTATCGCCAGGCCGGCCGGATCGACGAGGCCATTGCTCAACTGGAGAAGGCCATCGAACTCGACAACCAGTCCATGGAGTCGATGATCAACCTTGGCGCCATCTTTTTTGATCGCGGCGACACCGATCGCGCCCTGGAGCTGAATCAGCAGGCCCTGGCCATCTCCCCCGACATGGCCGAAGCCCACGTCAACATTGGCCTCATCCGTCAGCACCGTGGCGAGGTCGACAAAGCGGTCGCATGCTATTCCAAGGCGGTGCAGATCGACCCCAAACTGATCACCGCCTGGATCAATCTAACCTCCGCCTATACCATGCTCGAACAGGACGACAAGGCGGTGGACGCGGCCCGCCAGGCCGTGACCTTGGAGCCCGATTCGGCCATGGCGCGCAACAATCTGGCGGTGGCCCTCTATTTCAAGGGCGATTTTGCAGAGTCCCAGCGCAACATGGAAAAGGCCAAGGAACTGGGCTACAGTGTTGATCCTCGGTTTGTCGAGGCCCTCAAGACAAAGCTGGCGTAA